The Budorcas taxicolor isolate Tak-1 chromosome 18, Takin1.1, whole genome shotgun sequence genome window below encodes:
- the SRRM5 gene encoding serine/arginine repetitive matrix protein 5 translates to MPSPPTRAPKPSTSPAPTGPPMPAASPKPPASLKTPKSAAPNNPSASTKPSTAPNSVTSPSSSKSPKWAKTKTAPSNQPSHKSRVHSQARTPSKASTDTRASTDTRVSKTSKASGVRRPQHRGTRSRGRTPGRKGSRSSKRSANRASTPSRIRTHGARPSMPSKVRTPTSQQKQGRGKSYSRPRTSNQERSESHPGSVSRKKSYSPPGASDMGKSSSPAATSSRAKSYSPTRTPLEETGYSQSPSSSRRVKSYSQMITPSREWSFSPTEAFSRVESYNQGSMPSRPQSHSGSSSPSRPQSHSRSRTPRRARSHSRERAHSRVRSHSWKRNHSRARSRTRKGTPSQMGRQSQSRIHSKGKNYSQSRTPRKERSHSQSRSHSKESGYRRARTHSKERGRIWSRTPSKERDHSRSRTPSKERDHSRSRTPSKERYYSRSRTPRRERDHRRSRTSSRGRDHSQPRPSSKERDHSQTRTSNKERDHRRSRTSSKERDHSQTRTSRKERDHRRSRTSSKGRDHSQPRTSNKERDHSQTRTPSKERDHSQTRTSRKERDHRRSRTSSKGRDHGRSRTPGKKRDHSQTRTSNQESDPNKESNSSQSTTPTSLSRKGSPSRAQSPNGKRTPSETRNHSQSRFLSRAPVPNQDDTQADTTASKAVSPGERSSSSSSKLA, encoded by the coding sequence ATGCCTTCTCCACCTACGAGAGCCCCAAAGCCCAGCACGTCTCCGGCACCCACTGGACCCCCGATGCCTGCAGCGTCTCCCAAGCCTCCCGCCTCCTTGAAGACCCCCAAATCGGCAGCGCCCAACAACCCCTCGGCATCCACCAAACCGTCCACAGCCCCCAACTCGGTCACAAGCCCAAGCAGTTCCAAATCTCCCAAATGGGCGAAGACCAAGACAGCCCCTTCTAACCAGCCCAGCCACAAGTCGCGAGTCCACAGCCAGGCACGCACGCCCAGCAAAGCCAGCACCGACACCCGGGCCAGCACTGACACCAGGGTCAGCAAGACCAGCAAGGCCAGCGGGGTAAGACGCCCCCAGCACCGAGGCACCCGCAGCCGGGGCAGAACTCCCGGCAGAAAGGGAAGCCGCAGCTCCAAGCGGTCAGCCAACAGGGCCAGCACGCCAAGCAGGATAAGAACTCACGGTGCCAGACCAAGCATGCCCAGCAAGGTGAGAACGCCTACTTCCCAGCAAAAACAGGGTAGGGGGAAGAGTTACAGCCGCCCTAGAACCAGCAACCAGGAAAGGAGTGAGAGCCACCCTGGAAGTGTGAGCCGAAAGAAGAGCTACAGCCCCCCAGGAGCCTCTGATATGGGTAAGAGTTCCAGCCCGGCTGCAACCTCCAGCAGGGCAAAGAGTTACAGCCCCACTCGAACTCCCTTAGAGGAGACAGGTTACAGCCAGTCTCCATCATCGTCGCGGAGGGTGAAGAGTTACAGTCAGATGATTACCCCCAGCAGGGAATGGAGTTTCAGCCCGACTGAAGCGTTCAGCAGGGTCGAGAGTTACAACCAGGGTAGTATGCCCAGCCGGCCCCAAAGTCACAGCGGGTCTAGCAGCCCCAGCCGACCCCAAAGTCACAGCCGGTCTAGAACGCCCAGAAGGGCAAGAAGTCACAGTCGGGAGAGGGCCCACAGCAGGGTGAGAAGTCACAGTTGGAAGAGAAATCACAGCAGGGCAAGAAGTCGTACCCGGAAGGGAACTCCCAGTCAGATGGGAAGACAAAGTCAGTCAAGAATCCACAGCAAGGGGAAAAATTATAGCCAATCTAGAACCCCCAGAAAGGAAAGAAGTCACAGCCAGTCTAGAAGTCACAGCAAGGAGAGCGGTTACAGGCGAGCTAGAACCCACAGCAAGGAGAGAGGTCGCATATGGTCTAGAACCCCCAGCAAAGAAAGAGACCACAGCCGATCTAGGACCCCCAGTAAAGAGAGAGACCACAGTCGATCCAGAACCCCcagcaaggagagatattacAGCCGATCTAGAAcacccagaagagagagagatcacAGACGATCTCGAACCTCCAGCAGGGGGAGAGATCACAGCCAACCTAGACCCTCCAGCAAGGAGAGAGATCACAGCCAAACTAGAACCTCCAATAAAGAGCGAGATCACAGACGATCTCGAACCTCCAGCAAGGAGAGAGATCACAGCCAAACTAGAACCTCCAGAAAAGAGAGAGATCACAGACGATCTCGAACCTCCAGCAAGGGGAGAGATCACAGCCAACCTAGAACCTCCAATAAAGAGAGAGATCACAGCCAAACTAGAACCCCCAGCAAGGAGAGAGATCACAGCCAAACTAGAACCTCCAGAAAAGAGAGAGATCACAGACGATCTCGAACCTCCAGCAAGGGGAGAGATCATGGCCGATCTAGAACTCCCGGAAAGAAGAGAGACCACAGCCAAACCAGAACGTCCAACCAAGAAAGTGACCCCAACAAGGAGAGCAATTCCAGCCAATCTACAACCCCCACCAGTCTCAGCAGGAAGGGATCCCCTagcagagcacagagtcctaatggGAAGAGAACACCTAGTGAGACAAGGAACCACTCACAGTCAAGATTTCTTAGCAGAGCCCCAGTCCCAAACCAGGATGATACACAAGCCGACACTACCGCCTCTAAGGCCGTCTCACCTGGAGAAAGGTCCTCATCATCTTCTTCCAAGCTGGCGTAG